From one Dermacentor silvarum isolate Dsil-2018 chromosome 3, BIME_Dsil_1.4, whole genome shotgun sequence genomic stretch:
- the LOC119445705 gene encoding techylectin-5A has protein sequence MVGKIFLISVLAATVVIAVPLDANALPALEWAENSAQDVVDALARVRYTIQPRHCGDLLDAGQRTSGVYTVFHESAGRSGQDVYCDMKTDGGGWTVIQKRGQYGNNAFYFYRNWTQYTNGFGDPAKEYWIGNEALHTLTDGRKPMELRIFLGNTTNQGIWIDYESIRVANETDLFTIEIGKFLGPKGWDALSFADNMKFSTFDQDHDQSPDSCALKYKGAWWYSNCFDSNLNGLNLNGHHNTMGDGIEWIAPKTVSLGPYYSYPWVQMMIRPVGFAARNSRSMRNATTACAFTANCGARTNATFAVA, from the exons ATGGTTGGGAAAATTTTCTTGATCTCCGTACTTGCCGCCACGGTAGTCATTGCAGTGCCCCTTGATGCGAATGCATTACCAGCGCTCGAGTGGGCCGAGAACTCAGCGCAAGATGTCGTGGACGCCCTCGCACGTGTTAGGT ATACCATACAACCCCGACATTGCGGGGACTTACTGGACGCTGGTCAGAGGACGAGTGGTGTGTACACCGTGTTCCACGAGAGTGCTGGCCGCTCAGGGCAGGACGTCTACTGCGACATGAAAACGGACGGAGGAGGCTGGACG gtcatccagaagCGCGGACAGTACGGGAACAACGCATTCTACTTCTACCGGAACTGGACGCAATACACCAATGGGTTCGGTGATCCGGCAAAAGAGTACTGGATCG GCAATGAAGCCCTCCACACGTTGACGGATGGCCGGAAACCGATGGAACTTCGAATATTCCTGGGCAACACCACGAACCAGGGCATTTGGATCGACTACGAAAGTATCCGGGTCGCCAACGAGACTGACCTCTTCACAATTGAGATTGGCAAGTTCCTGGGGCCCAAAG GCTGGGATGCCCTGAGCTTCGCCGACAACATGAAGTTCTCCACTTTCGACCAGGACCACGACCAGTCTCCGGACAGCTGTGCCCTTAAATACAAAGGGGCCTGGTGGTACAGCAACTGCTTCGATTCGAACCTCAACGGCCTAAACCTCAATGGCCACCACAACACCATGGGTGACGGCATCGAGTGGATTGCACCGAAGACCGTTAGCCTCGGTCCCTACTACTCGTACCCGTGGGTGCAGATGATGATTCGGCCGGTGGGATTCGCCGCTCGCAATTCGCGTTCGATGAGGAATGCCACCACCGCATGTGCGTTCACAGCCAACTGTGGGGCTCGGACAAATGCCACTTTCGCAGTCGCTTAG